A window of the Coturnix japonica isolate 7356 chromosome 12, Coturnix japonica 2.1, whole genome shotgun sequence genome harbors these coding sequences:
- the LSM3 gene encoding U6 snRNA-associated Sm-like protein LSm3 — MADEVDQQQTTNTVEEPLDLIRLSLDERIYVKMRNDRELRGRLHAYDQHLNMILGDVEETVTTIEIDEETYEEIYKSTKRNIPMLFVRGDGVVLVAPPLRVG; from the exons ATGGCGGACGAGGTGGATCAG CAACAGACAACGAATACCGTCGAGGAGCCCCTCGACCTCATCAGGCTCAGTCTGGATGAGAGGATCTATGTGAAGATGAGGAATGACAGAGAGCTCAGAGGCAGGCTGCAT GCATATGATCAGCACTTAAATATGATTCTGGGCGATGTGGAAGAAACTGTAACAACAATAGAGATTGACGAAGAAACATACGAAGAGATTTATAAA TCTACCAAAAGGAATATTCCGATGCTCTTTGTCAGAGGTGACGGCGTTGTGCTTGTAGCTCCCCCGCTGAGGGTTGGCTGA